CTAACGGCACTACCCGTGTGTAATATGACTGCAATCAATACTGCCAGCATGCCCATTATTGCTTCTTCACCCCGGCTGATGCGTTCGATAAATATAATGCCCAGTCCACAAATGCCCACACCGGCACCCCATAATTTATGCCAGCCAAAATGCTCGTTTAAAGACACATGATTACGCAGCAATAAGACAAAGCCCGTGGTAAAAATGGGTGACAGCCCAAATAGCACCGACACTAGTCCGGAGGGTATAAACTGAGCCCCCCAATAAACCATCATCATTGAGCCATAAATTGAAAAAGCTGAAGCAGTGTAAACACTACGCGCATTTTTATGCATGGGTATTTTTTTGTGCCATAACAGTGCCAAGAACAATGCTAGGATGGCACCAATAAGCATTCGAGCCGACACGCCGGTAATAAAATCCAGTCCTTGCGAACTCCATTTGATCGCCAGAGGTGTGGTTGACCAGATCACAATCATGGCCAAATAAGCCATAGTAACCAGCAGTGAATGATTTG
This genomic window from sulfur-oxidizing endosymbiont of Gigantopelta aegis contains:
- a CDS encoding DMT family transporter, which translates into the protein MKLSTKTNHSLLVTMAYLAMIVIWSTTPLAIKWSSQGLDFITGVSARMLIGAILALFLALLWHKKIPMHKNARSVYTASAFSIYGSMMMVYWGAQFIPSGLVSVLFGLSPIFTTGFVLLLRNHVSLNEHFGWHKLWGAGVGICGLGIIFIERISRGEEAIMGMLAVLIAVILHTGSAVRIKRLNIPLPALIVTTGGLLFALPLFLLSFLLFADPLPEQLPLRTLWSIVYLGIMGSVVGFVSYYFVLSRLSASTVALATLITPITALLLGKWFNHETITSAIFIGTACVLSGLLIHQFYEPLRKHFFS